A genomic stretch from Aminobacter aminovorans includes:
- a CDS encoding vitamin B12-dependent ribonucleotide reductase has product MRIERRFTKDGQSAYAEIEFRKALSEIKNPDGSVVFRLDNIDVPAQFSQVAADILAQKYFRKAGVPARLKKVEENDVPSFLWRSVPDEAELEKLPENERYGSETDARQVFDRLAGTWTYWGWKGGYFKSEGDARAFKDELSYMLATQRVAPNSPQWFNTGLHWAYGIDGPGQGHFYVDPFTGKLTKSKSAYEHPQPHACFIQSVADDLVNEGGIMDLWVREARLFKYGSGTGSNFSHLRGEGEKLSGGGRSSGLMSFLKIGDRAAGAIKSGGTTRRAAKMVVVDADHPDIEAYIDWKVKEEQKVAALVTGSKIVKQHLAKIMAACVNCEGQDDDCFDPAINTALKREIKAAKKNSVPENYIYRVIQFAKQGYTSIEFKTYDTDWDSEAYLTVSGQNSNNSVSLKDDFLRAVEQDGDWHLTARKDGKVLKTLKARDLWEKIGYAAWASADPGLHFNTTMNDWHTCASAGAIRASNPCSEYMFLDDTACNLASINLLPYRNRDGTIDIAAYEHTVRLWTVVLEISVMMAQFPSKEIAKLSYEYRTLGLGYANIGGLLMTSGIPYDSDEGRAIGGALTAIMTGVAYATSAEMASELGAFPDYDRNAANMLRVMRNHRRAAYGEATGYEQLSVNPVPLVASDLKQQELVSHARAAWDQAIALGEKHGYRNAQATVIAPTGTIGLVMDCDTTGIEPDFALVKFKKLAGGGYFKIINRAVPEALRTLGYTEAQIAEIEAYAVGHGNLNQAPGINPGSLKAKGFTDEKIEALNAALKSAFDIKFVFNQWTLGADWVKETFGFTDAQLNDFSFEILPAIGFSRKDIEAANIHVCGAMTLEGAPFLKDEHLAVFDCANPCGKIGKRYLSVDSHIRMMAAAQPFISGAISKTINMPNEATVEDCKSAYMLSWKLALKANALYRDGSKLSQPLNASLIADGDEDEDEVVEALIAAPAAAKAVQVTEKIVERVIERLYREREKLPNRRKGYTQKAVVGGHKVYLRTGEFDDGRLGEIFIDMHKEGAAFRAMMNNFAISISLGLQYGVPLDEYVEAFTFTKFEPAGMVIGNDAIKNATSILDYVFRELAVSYLGRHDLAHVDQSDFDKTALGKGITEGKALPFSRGLTRGASPLKVVSGVAGNDPKGMAAAPSGTTIPARAAPVTAFSGSNVLSLAPKAAISMEESTAYKRDYEERAKELVEEIAIEETMEETVTTSSLFTDAAAQEAADAKKVAADRRAKSMLQGYTGNSCSECQNFTMVRNGTCEKCDTCGATSGCS; this is encoded by the coding sequence ATGCGCATCGAGCGGCGTTTCACCAAGGATGGACAATCGGCCTATGCGGAGATCGAATTCCGCAAGGCGCTCTCCGAGATCAAGAATCCGGATGGCTCGGTGGTCTTCCGGCTCGACAACATCGACGTCCCGGCGCAGTTCAGCCAGGTCGCGGCCGACATCCTGGCGCAGAAGTATTTCCGCAAGGCCGGCGTGCCTGCCCGCCTGAAGAAGGTCGAGGAGAACGACGTCCCCTCCTTCCTGTGGCGCTCGGTTCCCGACGAAGCCGAATTGGAAAAGCTGCCCGAGAACGAACGCTACGGCTCCGAGACCGACGCCCGTCAGGTTTTCGACCGCCTCGCCGGCACCTGGACCTACTGGGGCTGGAAGGGCGGCTATTTCAAGTCAGAGGGCGACGCCCGCGCCTTCAAGGACGAGCTGTCCTACATGCTCGCCACCCAGCGCGTCGCGCCGAACTCGCCACAGTGGTTCAACACCGGCCTGCACTGGGCCTATGGCATCGACGGCCCCGGCCAGGGCCACTTCTATGTCGACCCCTTCACCGGCAAGCTGACCAAGTCCAAGTCGGCTTATGAGCACCCGCAGCCGCACGCCTGCTTCATCCAGTCGGTCGCCGACGACCTCGTCAACGAGGGCGGCATCATGGATCTGTGGGTGCGCGAGGCGCGCCTGTTCAAATATGGCTCTGGCACCGGCTCGAACTTCTCGCACCTGCGCGGCGAAGGTGAAAAGCTGTCCGGCGGCGGCCGTTCGTCCGGCCTGATGAGCTTCCTCAAGATCGGCGACCGCGCCGCCGGCGCCATCAAGTCGGGCGGCACCACCCGCCGCGCCGCAAAGATGGTCGTCGTCGACGCCGACCACCCCGACATCGAGGCCTATATCGACTGGAAGGTGAAGGAAGAGCAGAAAGTCGCGGCTCTCGTCACCGGCTCCAAGATCGTCAAGCAGCACCTCGCCAAGATCATGGCTGCCTGCGTCAACTGCGAAGGCCAGGATGACGATTGTTTCGATCCGGCGATCAACACCGCGCTGAAGCGCGAGATCAAGGCCGCCAAGAAGAATTCGGTGCCGGAGAACTACATCTACCGCGTCATCCAGTTCGCCAAGCAGGGCTACACTTCGATCGAGTTCAAGACCTACGACACCGATTGGGATTCGGAAGCCTACCTCACCGTCTCCGGCCAGAACTCCAACAACTCGGTCTCGCTCAAGGACGACTTCCTGCGCGCCGTCGAGCAGGATGGCGACTGGCACCTGACCGCCCGCAAGGACGGCAAGGTGCTGAAGACGCTGAAGGCGCGCGACCTCTGGGAAAAGATCGGCTACGCCGCCTGGGCTTCGGCCGATCCGGGCCTGCACTTCAACACCACGATGAACGATTGGCACACCTGCGCCTCGGCGGGTGCCATCCGTGCGTCGAACCCGTGCTCGGAATATATGTTCCTCGACGACACGGCCTGCAACCTCGCCTCGATCAACCTCTTGCCCTACCGCAACCGTGACGGCACCATCGACATCGCGGCCTACGAGCACACGGTGCGCCTGTGGACCGTCGTGCTCGAAATCTCGGTCATGATGGCGCAGTTCCCGTCCAAGGAAATCGCCAAGCTGTCCTACGAGTACCGCACGCTTGGCCTCGGCTACGCCAATATCGGCGGCCTGCTGATGACCTCCGGCATTCCTTATGACTCCGACGAGGGCCGCGCCATCGGCGGTGCGCTGACCGCGATCATGACCGGCGTTGCATACGCCACCTCGGCCGAGATGGCCTCCGAACTCGGCGCCTTCCCCGACTACGACCGCAACGCCGCAAACATGCTGCGCGTCATGCGCAACCACCGCCGTGCTGCCTATGGCGAGGCGACCGGCTACGAACAGCTGTCGGTCAACCCGGTGCCGCTGGTCGCCTCCGACCTCAAGCAGCAGGAGCTGGTCAGCCACGCCCGCGCCGCCTGGGACCAGGCCATCGCGCTCGGCGAAAAGCACGGCTACCGCAACGCCCAGGCAACCGTGATCGCGCCGACCGGCACGATCGGCCTCGTCATGGACTGCGACACGACCGGCATCGAGCCCGACTTCGCACTGGTCAAGTTCAAGAAGCTCGCCGGCGGCGGCTACTTCAAGATCATCAACCGCGCCGTGCCTGAGGCACTGCGCACGCTCGGCTACACCGAGGCCCAGATCGCCGAGATCGAGGCCTATGCCGTCGGCCATGGCAATCTCAACCAGGCCCCCGGCATCAACCCGGGCTCTTTGAAGGCCAAGGGCTTCACCGACGAGAAGATCGAAGCGCTGAATGCAGCGCTCAAGAGCGCCTTCGACATCAAGTTCGTGTTCAACCAGTGGACGCTGGGTGCCGACTGGGTGAAGGAGACCTTCGGCTTCACCGACGCGCAGCTGAACGACTTCTCGTTCGAAATCCTGCCGGCAATCGGCTTCTCCAGGAAAGACATCGAAGCCGCCAACATCCATGTCTGCGGCGCCATGACCCTCGAAGGCGCGCCGTTCCTCAAGGACGAGCACCTTGCCGTGTTCGACTGCGCCAATCCGTGCGGCAAGATCGGCAAGCGCTACCTCTCGGTCGACAGCCATATCCGCATGATGGCGGCGGCCCAGCCCTTCATCTCGGGTGCCATCTCCAAGACCATCAACATGCCCAACGAGGCGACGGTCGAGGACTGCAAGAGCGCCTACATGCTGTCGTGGAAGCTGGCGCTCAAGGCCAACGCGCTCTACCGCGACGGCTCCAAACTGTCGCAGCCGCTGAATGCTTCGCTGATCGCCGACGGGGACGAGGATGAAGACGAGGTCGTCGAGGCGCTGATCGCAGCCCCCGCCGCCGCCAAGGCGGTGCAGGTCACCGAAAAGATCGTCGAGCGCGTCATCGAGCGGCTTTACCGTGAGCGCGAAAAGCTGCCGAACCGCCGCAAGGGCTACACCCAGAAGGCCGTCGTCGGCGGCCACAAGGTCTATCTCCGTACCGGCGAGTTCGACGACGGCCGCCTGGGCGAGATCTTCATCGACATGCACAAGGAAGGTGCTGCCTTCCGCGCGATGATGAACAACTTCGCCATCTCGATCTCGCTCGGCCTGCAGTACGGCGTGCCGCTCGACGAATATGTCGAGGCCTTCACCTTCACCAAGTTCGAGCCGGCCGGCATGGTCATCGGCAACGATGCCATCAAGAACGCCACCTCGATCCTCGACTACGTCTTCCGCGAGCTCGCCGTCAGCTATCTCGGCCGCCACGACCTCGCCCATGTCGACCAGTCGGACTTCGACAAGACGGCACTCGGCAAGGGCATCACCGAAGGCAAGGCCCTGCCCTTCTCCAGGGGCCTGACCCGCGGCGCCTCCCCACTCAAGGTCGTCTCCGGCGTTGCCGGCAACGATCCGAAGGGCATGGCAGCGGCTCCCTCCGGGACCACCATCCCGGCACGCGCTGCGCCGGTAACCGCCTTCTCCGGCTCCAACGTGCTGTCGCTGGCCCCCAAGGCCGCCATCTCGATGGAAGAATCGACCGCCTACAAGCGTGACTACGAGGAGCGCGCCAAGGAACTGGTCGAGGAAATCGCGATCGAGGAGACCATGGAGGAAACGGTCACCACCTCGTCGCTGTTCACCGACGCCGCCGCCCAGGAAGCCGCCGACGCCAAGAAAGTCGCCGCCGACCGCCGCGCCAAGTCGATGCTGCAGGGCTACACCGGCAACTCCTGCTCGGAGTGCCAGAACTTCACCATGGTCCGCAACGGCACCTGCGAGAAGTGCGACACCTGCGGCGCAACGAGCGGCTGCAGCTGA
- a CDS encoding lysoplasmalogenase, translating into MHSTSRNKALYWLFTICAVLAILGSLIAPDNSSPWRWLHYLTKPTATLLLLVAVLRGMGSRAYGLPIAIGLGFAAAGDFFLMLPGDYFLAGLVCFLLTHCAYIWALTRDSSFGGNLAIFALFAILAAAVFAGLWSHLPSPMRVPVAIYALVLAAMAAQALSRDRQLAGTPGQRAARLAALGGLFFMVSDTVLAYGRFRWNIPYNAIWVLGTYYAAQYLFARSTENDAQA; encoded by the coding sequence ATGCATTCGACATCAAGGAACAAGGCGCTCTATTGGCTGTTCACCATCTGCGCGGTGCTGGCCATCCTGGGCAGCCTCATCGCGCCCGACAACAGCTCGCCCTGGCGCTGGTTGCATTACCTCACCAAGCCGACGGCGACGCTTCTTCTGCTCGTCGCGGTACTGCGCGGCATGGGCTCGCGTGCCTATGGGCTGCCGATTGCCATAGGCCTGGGCTTCGCCGCAGCGGGTGATTTCTTCCTGATGCTGCCGGGCGACTATTTCCTTGCCGGCCTCGTCTGTTTCCTGCTCACCCACTGCGCCTATATCTGGGCGCTGACCCGCGATTCCAGCTTCGGCGGCAACCTCGCCATCTTCGCGCTCTTCGCGATACTGGCTGCAGCGGTCTTCGCCGGCCTGTGGTCGCACCTGCCCAGCCCCATGCGCGTTCCGGTTGCGATCTACGCACTGGTGCTTGCCGCCATGGCAGCGCAAGCGCTGTCGCGCGACCGCCAGCTGGCAGGCACGCCAGGGCAGCGGGCGGCACGTCTTGCAGCGCTCGGCGGCCTGTTCTTCATGGTCAGCGACACGGTGCTTGCTTATGGCCGCTTCCGCTGGAACATTCCCTACAATGCAATCTGGGTGCTCGGCACCTATTATGCCGCGCAGTATCTCTTTGCCCGCTCGACGGAAAACGATGCTCAAGCCTGA
- a CDS encoding aspartyl/asparaginyl beta-hydroxylase domain-containing protein, with the protein MQVSAIILAFCAASILYVYRFRGEARYKNLTEYIRKGWPIFTPFNCVLFMTTLRRGSKAVLDPAEFPETHLLRQNWQAIRDEGLELVRQG; encoded by the coding sequence ATGCAAGTTTCCGCGATCATTTTGGCGTTTTGTGCCGCAAGTATCTTGTACGTCTACCGCTTCAGGGGTGAAGCTCGTTACAAAAATCTGACCGAGTACATTCGCAAAGGCTGGCCGATCTTCACGCCCTTCAATTGCGTGCTGTTCATGACCACGCTGCGACGCGGGTCAAAGGCCGTACTCGACCCAGCCGAGTTCCCGGAAACTCACCTGTTGCGCCAGAACTGGCAGGCTATCCGCGACGAAGGGCTGGAGCTTGTGCGCCAGGGCTAA
- a CDS encoding RidA family protein translates to MLERINPDARWSDAVVVGNLIFVAGHTAEKTRGQSVREQTEEVLQLLDETLVQAGVTKRNLAMVQIYLADMSNFDQMNEAWDSWVVPGEAPARATVESRLAYPDLDVEITAVAAR, encoded by the coding sequence ATGCTTGAAAGAATAAATCCCGATGCCCGCTGGAGCGACGCCGTCGTCGTCGGCAACCTGATATTCGTCGCCGGCCACACCGCCGAGAAGACGCGTGGCCAATCGGTGCGCGAACAGACGGAAGAGGTCCTTCAGTTGCTGGACGAGACGCTGGTGCAGGCCGGAGTGACAAAGAGGAACCTCGCCATGGTGCAGATCTATCTGGCTGACATGTCGAACTTCGACCAGATGAACGAGGCCTGGGACAGCTGGGTCGTTCCCGGCGAGGCGCCGGCGAGGGCGACGGTCGAATCCAGGCTCGCTTATCCTGATCTCGACGTGGAAATCACTGCGGTAGCCGCTCGGTAG
- a CDS encoding acyl-CoA thioesterase, producing the protein MEDRDTRRLEMVVLMTPEMANFSGKVHGGALLNLLDRVAFSCASRYSNKYAVTLSVDQVVFREPIDVGELVTFRASVNFAGRTSMEIGIHVEAENIRSGQRRHTNSCYFTMVAVDEDGRPTEIPPFVPSTDIDRRRHHAAELRRELRREFEGRFKAAANAIQE; encoded by the coding sequence GTGGAAGACAGGGACACGCGCCGGCTCGAGATGGTCGTGCTGATGACGCCCGAGATGGCGAATTTTAGTGGCAAGGTGCATGGCGGCGCCTTGCTCAATCTCCTCGACCGTGTCGCGTTTTCATGTGCGTCTCGCTATTCCAACAAATATGCCGTCACGCTGTCGGTCGACCAGGTGGTGTTCCGGGAACCGATCGATGTCGGCGAACTTGTCACCTTCCGGGCTTCGGTCAATTTTGCCGGCCGCACCTCGATGGAAATCGGTATCCACGTCGAGGCCGAAAACATCCGCTCCGGCCAGCGGCGCCATACCAACTCCTGCTATTTCACCATGGTGGCAGTGGATGAGGATGGCCGCCCGACTGAGATTCCGCCTTTCGTGCCGTCGACCGACATCGACAGGCGTCGCCATCACGCAGCCGAACTACGCCGCGAGCTGAGGCGGGAGTTCGAGGGGCGCTTTAAGGCTGCGGCGAACGCCATCCAAGAGTAG
- the minC gene encoding septum site-determining protein MinC: MQNKSIRFRARSFVAFALVPEAPLEQWLQDLDRWIENSPGFFKGRPVVLDLNVLKPQAGEIGALVALIAERGIRTYAIEADYVDSLGDELPPKLAGARKTMIEEEQADAEALAKAEQPAEPSLSKTLIVEQPVRSGQSIVHPHGDVIVMGSASFGSEILAGGSIHVYGTLRGRAFAGAWGDRSARIFCRRNEAELLAVDGWYRTAEDMEPSMRGKAIQVHLDDNAIQVAPLN; encoded by the coding sequence ATGCAGAACAAATCCATCCGTTTCCGCGCCCGTTCGTTCGTTGCCTTTGCGCTTGTGCCCGAGGCGCCGCTGGAGCAATGGCTGCAGGATCTTGATCGCTGGATCGAGAATTCTCCCGGCTTTTTCAAGGGCCGGCCGGTGGTGCTCGACCTCAATGTGCTGAAGCCGCAGGCCGGCGAAATCGGCGCGCTGGTGGCATTGATCGCCGAGCGCGGCATCAGGACTTATGCGATCGAGGCCGATTACGTCGATTCGCTCGGCGACGAGTTGCCGCCCAAACTGGCCGGTGCCAGGAAGACGATGATCGAGGAAGAACAGGCGGACGCCGAGGCGCTGGCAAAGGCCGAGCAGCCGGCGGAACCCTCGCTGTCGAAGACGCTGATCGTCGAGCAGCCGGTGCGCTCCGGCCAGTCGATCGTGCATCCGCATGGCGACGTGATCGTCATGGGCTCGGCCAGTTTCGGCTCTGAAATCCTCGCCGGCGGCTCGATCCACGTCTACGGCACGCTGCGCGGCCGCGCCTTTGCCGGCGCATGGGGCGACCGCAGTGCGCGCATCTTCTGCCGCAGGAACGAGGCCGAGCTTCTGGCGGTCGACGGTTGGTACCGCACCGCCGAGGATATGGAACCGTCGATGCGCGGCAAGGCGATCCAGGTTCACCTGGACGACAACGCCATCCAGGTCGCGCCCCTCAATTGA
- the minE gene encoding cell division topological specificity factor MinE: MKLLDFFKRGGSAPVARERLQVLLAYERNNRNQPDLVAVLREEIIAVIAKHVQVNQDDVKITMDRGATTSTLEIDIHIPNAGIKAAAAI; this comes from the coding sequence ATGAAGCTTCTCGACTTCTTCAAGCGTGGCGGCAGTGCGCCGGTGGCGCGCGAGCGCCTTCAGGTGCTGCTCGCCTATGAGCGCAACAACCGCAACCAGCCTGACCTCGTCGCCGTGCTGCGCGAGGAGATCATTGCGGTGATCGCCAAGCACGTCCAGGTCAACCAGGACGACGTCAAGATCACCATGGATCGCGGCGCCACCACCTCGACGCTGGAAATCGACATCCATATTCCCAACGCCGGCATAAAGGCCGCCGCGGCGATCTGA
- a CDS encoding alpha/beta hydrolase — protein MTQAWGTGSTEETFEGKGGLKIFLRSRQPEGKARAVIVICHGVNSHGGQYGWAAEQFTAQGFAVFALDLRGRGKSEGERFFVEDVADYVSDLTGAVKIAKSHNSGLPVFLLGHSAGGVVSSVYTLENQSELAGFICESFAFQVPAPGFALAAIKGLSHIAPRLPVLKLKNEDFSRDPEAVAALNNDPLIAHEVQPALTVAALVRADERLREEFPQITLPVLIMHGTEDKATVCHGSEFFFETVGSEDKTLKLYEGHYHDLLNDYGKEGVIADMSAWIDNHLPA, from the coding sequence ATGACACAGGCATGGGGAACGGGTTCGACTGAAGAAACATTCGAGGGCAAGGGAGGACTGAAGATCTTCCTCAGATCCCGGCAGCCCGAAGGCAAGGCGCGCGCGGTGATCGTCATCTGCCACGGCGTCAACTCCCATGGCGGCCAATATGGCTGGGCGGCGGAACAGTTCACAGCGCAAGGTTTCGCTGTCTTCGCGCTCGATTTGCGCGGGCGTGGCAAATCGGAGGGCGAGCGCTTCTTCGTCGAGGACGTGGCCGACTATGTGAGCGACCTCACCGGTGCCGTGAAAATCGCCAAGTCGCACAACTCCGGTCTGCCGGTCTTCCTTCTCGGTCACAGCGCCGGCGGCGTCGTTTCGTCCGTCTACACGCTGGAAAACCAGTCCGAGCTTGCGGGCTTCATCTGCGAGAGCTTTGCCTTCCAGGTGCCGGCTCCGGGCTTTGCCCTGGCCGCCATCAAGGGGCTCAGCCACATCGCGCCGCGCCTGCCGGTACTGAAGCTCAAGAACGAGGATTTCTCCCGCGACCCGGAGGCGGTGGCCGCGCTCAACAACGATCCGCTGATCGCCCACGAGGTCCAGCCGGCGCTGACGGTCGCCGCGCTTGTCCGCGCCGACGAGCGGCTGCGCGAGGAATTCCCACAGATCACGCTGCCGGTGCTGATCATGCACGGCACAGAAGACAAGGCCACCGTCTGCCACGGCAGCGAATTCTTCTTCGAGACCGTCGGCTCCGAGGACAAGACGCTAAAGCTCTATGAGGGGCACTATCACGATCTGCTCAACGACTACGGCAAAGAAGGCGTCATTGCCGACATGTCAGCCTGGATCGACAACCACCTGCCGGCGTGA
- the minD gene encoding septum site-determining protein MinD — MGKVVVVTSGKGGVGKTTSTAALGAVLAQSGKKVVLIDFDVGLRNLDLVMGAERRVVFDLVNVTQGQAKLAQALIRDKRVESLFLLPASQTRDKDALTEEGVAGVINTLREKFDYVLCDSPAGIERGAQLAMRFADEAVIVTNPEVSSVRDSDRIIGLLDSKTLKAEQGESVTKHVLVTRYDAGRAARGEMLSIDDVLEILSVPLLGIIPESQGVLRASNVGSPVTLNEPTNAAARAYADAAKRLQGEEVPMVTPVEKKGLLNRLLGRRVA, encoded by the coding sequence ATGGGCAAGGTAGTGGTCGTCACATCTGGCAAGGGCGGCGTCGGCAAGACGACCTCGACGGCCGCCCTCGGCGCCGTGCTCGCCCAGTCCGGCAAGAAGGTGGTGCTGATCGATTTCGACGTTGGCCTGCGCAATCTCGACCTGGTGATGGGCGCCGAGCGCCGCGTCGTCTTTGACCTCGTCAACGTCACCCAGGGCCAGGCCAAGCTGGCGCAGGCCCTGATCCGCGACAAGCGCGTCGAATCGTTGTTCCTGCTGCCGGCTTCGCAGACCCGCGACAAGGACGCGCTGACCGAAGAGGGCGTCGCCGGCGTCATCAATACGCTGCGCGAAAAGTTCGACTACGTGCTGTGTGACAGCCCGGCCGGCATCGAGCGCGGCGCCCAGCTGGCGATGCGCTTTGCCGACGAAGCGGTCATCGTCACCAATCCGGAAGTAAGCTCGGTGCGCGATTCCGACCGCATCATCGGCTTGCTCGATTCCAAGACGCTGAAGGCCGAGCAGGGCGAGAGCGTCACCAAGCATGTGCTGGTGACCCGCTACGACGCCGGTCGCGCGGCACGCGGCGAGATGCTCAGCATCGACGACGTGCTGGAAATCCTGTCGGTGCCGTTGCTCGGCATCATCCCGGAGAGCCAGGGCGTGCTGCGCGCCTCCAATGTCGGCTCGCCGGTCACGCTGAACGAGCCGACAAATGCGGCCGCCCGCGCCTATGCAGACGCCGCCAAGCGGCTGCAGGGCGAGGAGGTGCCGATGGTCACGCCGGTCGAGAAGAAAGGTCTCCTTAACCGTCTTCTGGGAAGGAGGGTCGCATGA